In Camelina sativa cultivar DH55 chromosome 13, Cs, whole genome shotgun sequence, the genomic window AGGGAGGGAGAGCGAGGCTACTAATAAGGGATTTGAGTGAGGATCTTAATCGTTCTGAgctgtaaaccctaattttgggGGGGGGNNNNNNNNNNNNNNNNNNNNNNNNNNNNNNNNNNNNNNNNNNNNNNNNNNNCCATTTAGGTCAGTAGAATCCCTGCTGCTTCTTTCTGGTTAGTGTCAATTAAATTCCGTTTTGTTCGAAACAGTTATTTAAACTTCGTAGATGTATATCTGGGGTAATCGGATTCTTGAGCTGAACTCAATTCATTAGCGGAGTTTCGATATCCTTGGTAAAATGATGAAGCTCTGATTTGTTCATTCTCCAGCGCGTTTGCCCTTTTTCCAAATTTGCAGCTTTTTTATGCGGTTGAGTTCATAGGTTGTTCTAAAGATTTTGGATCATTCAACTGTGTTGTGTACCTTCCTATGTAGGTAGCTATACCAGGATGCTCATTGACTTGTAGTAATAAAAGCTGATTGATGATGTTTTAGCTTAGCTCGATAGGGATGCTCATTGACTTGTAGTAGTAAAGCAGATTAATGGTGTCTTAGCTTATAGGAATGAGTCCTTcagcttcttctgtttttttatgttcttactTCAAAATTAAAGAGCATAGTAATGATATAGTCTTTGAGGGTGTTTTGCAGCAAAGAGAAGTCAAGGTTTTATATTTGATTGATGGACACCCATAAGGAATCTCGGGATCATCATGGCCTTTACCGTATAGTCAATGATGTCGGTTCTGCATTTGGAATGGGAGCTGTTGGAGGTTCTGTATATCATTTCGTAAAAGGGGCATACAATTCCGCAATGGGTGCTCGTTTGGTCGGAGGAGCACAAGCAGTCAACATGAATGCTCCTCGTCTGGCAGGCAGTTTTGCTGCATTTGGAGGCTTGTTCTCTGCATTTGACTGCACACTGGTGTACATCAGGAAGAAGGAAGATCCATGGAACTCCATCCTAGCAGGTGCAGCTACAGGAGGGTTTCTTTCTATGCGGCAAGGGATTGTTGCAGCTTCTAGGTCAGCGGTTATGGGAGGGGTTTTGCTTGCTTTGATCAAAGGGCCTGCGTTACTGAACAAGTAGTAAGCTTTTTTGGGTTTGTGATTGATCACTGATGAGAGCCTCGCTCTCACTCTTTTTGGGTTGTGTTTGATgagttttctttaattatgtcgtGTTTCCATCTTCGTGGTCCTTTATAAAAATACTCCGAAATTACTATTTCAtcaatatttacaaatttatctTCCAATCATTTTGTATAAACGTCATCaaagatataattttgaatCGTCAAGTGTTTATGACTTTATCTGGGCAAAACCATTTGGGAAGAGTAAGACAGAAAGAAGAGGGAATGAGTCATCATCAATGTGTCGGTCATTGAGCTTAAAAGTCAAAAGTAAACTTTTCACTGATTTTGATCATTCTTATTAATCCTTAATAAAGTACAACTACTGCACACACCAAATGAAGAACCAAATCCATTTCTTGTCAAtatacaccaaaacaaaaacaactcaAGTGTACTGAGGCAGATATAATAAGCACAGCCTCAAGTAGATAGATCATTTGGTTTCTCACTTATTTACATACAACCCTTAGGAGGATCTTCACCAATCACCAACACGACCATCcactcaaaaccaaaacaaaaacagagaccCCAAGGAACCCAACCAGGATCATTAGATTACAAAGTTTTGTCCCTAATTATATCCCTCAAataaacttgttttctttttctttactctttcCCTTAACAATCAGAGTTCCTTCTCTTTTGTACCCTAATTCTATTCACCTGGAGTAATAGAATTACAAGNNNNNNNNNNNNNNNNNNNNNNNNNNNNNNNNNNNNNNNNNNNNNNNNNNNNNNNNNNNNNNNNNNNNNNNNNNNNNNNNNNNNNNNNNNNNNNNNNNNNNNNNNNNNNNNNNNNNNNNNNNNNNNNNNNNNNNNNNNNNNNNNNNNNNNNNNNNNNNNNNNNNNNNNNNNNNNNNNNNNNNNNNNNNNNNNNNNNNNNNNNNNNNNNNNNNNNNNNNNNNNNNNNNNNNNNNNNNNNNNNNNNNNNNNNNNNNNNNNNNNNNNNNNNNNNNNNNNNNNNNNNNNNNNNNNNNNNNNNNNNNNNNNNNNNNNNNNNNNNNNNNNNNNNNNNNNNNNNNNNNNNNNNNNNNNNNNNNNNNNNNNNNNNNNNNNNNNNNNNNNNNNNNNNNNNNNNNNNNNNNNNNNNNNNNNNNNNNNNNNNNNNNNNNNNNNNNNNNNNNNNNNNNNNNNNNNNNNNNNNNNNNNNNNNNNNNNNNNNNNNNNNNNNNNNNNNNNNNNNNNNNNNNNNNNNNNNNNNNNNNNNNNNNNNNNNNNNNNNNNNNNNNNNNNNNNNNNNNNNNNNNNNNNNNNNNNNNNNNNNNNNNNNNNNNNNNNNNNNNNNNNNNNNNNNNNNNNNNNNNNNNNNNNNNNNNNNNNNNNNNNNNNNNNNNNNNNNNNNNNNNNNNNNNNNNNNNNNNNNNNNNNNNNNNNNNNNNNNNNNNNNNNNNNNNNNNNNNNNNNNNNNNNNNNNNNNNNNNNNNNNNNNNNNNNNNNNNNNNNNNNNNNNNNNNNNNNNNNNNNNNNNNNNNNNNNNNNNNNNNNNNNNNNNNNNNNNNNNNNNNNNNNNNNNNNNNNNNNNNNNNNNNNNNNNNNNNNNNNNNNNNNNNNNNNNNNNNNNNNNNNNNNNNNNNNNNNNNNNNNNNNNNNNNNNNNNNNNNNNNNNNNNNNNNNNNNNNNNNNNNNNNNNNNNNNNNNNNNNNNNNNNNNNNNNNNNNNNNNNNNNNNNNNNNNNNNNNNNNNNNNNNNNNNNNNNNNNNNNNNNNNNNNNNNNNNNNNNNNNNNNNNNNNNNNNNNNNNNNNNNNNNNNNNNNNNNNNNNNNNNNNNNNNNNNNNNNNNNNNNNNNNNNNNNNNNNNNNNNNNNNNNNNNNNNNNNNNNNNNNNNNNNNNNNNNNNNNNNNNNNNNNNNNNNNNNNNNNNNNNNNNNNNNNNNNNNNNNNNNNNNNNNNNNNNNNNNNNNNNNNNNNNNNNNNNNNNNNNNNNNNNNNNNNNNNNNNNNNNNNNNNNNNNNNNNNNNNNNNNNNNNNNNNNNNNNNNNNNNNNNNNNNNNNNNNNNNNNNNNNNNNNNNNNNNNNNNNNNNNNNNNNNNNNNNNNNNNNNNNNNNNNNNNNNNNNNNNNNNNNNNNNNNNNNNNNNNNNNNNNNNNNNNNNNNNNNNNNNNNNNNNNNNNNNNNNNNNNNNNNNNNNNNNNNNNNNNNNNNNNNNNNNNNNNNNNNNNNNNNNNNNNNNNNNNNNNNNNNNNNNNNNNNNNNNNNNNNNNNNNNNNNNNNNNNNNNNNNNNNNNNNNNNNNNNNNNNNNNNNNNNNNNNNNNNNNNNNNNNNNNNNNNNNNNNNNNNNNNNNNNNNNNNNNNNNNNNNNNNNNNNNNNNNNNNNNNNNNNNNNNNNNNNNNNNNNNNNNNNNNNNNNNNNNNNNNNNNNNNNNNNNNNNNNNNNNNNNNNNNNNNNNNNNNNNNNNNNNNNNNNNNNNNNNNNNNNNNNNNNNNNNNNNNNNNNNNNNNNNNNNNNNNNNNNNNNNNNNNNNNNNNNNNNNNNNNNNNNNNNNNNNNNNNNNNNNNNNNNNNNNNNNNNNNNNNNNNNNNNNNNNNNNNNNNNNNNNNNNNNNNNNNNNNNNNNNNNNNNNNNNNNNNNNNNNNNNNNNNNNNNNNNNNNNNNNNNNNNNNNNNNNNNNNNNNNNNNNNNNNNNNNNNNNNNNNNNNNNNNNNNNNNNNNNNNNNNNNNNNNNNNNNNNNNNNNNNNNNNNNNNNNNNNNNNNNNNNNNNNNNNNNNNNNNNNNNNNNNNNNNNNNNNNNNNNNNNNNNNNNNNNNNNNNNNNNNNNNNNNNNNNNNNNNNNNNNNNNNNNNNNNNNNNNNNNNNNNNNNNNNNNNNNNNNNNNNNNNNNNNNNNNNNNNNNNNNNNNNNNNNNNNNNNNNNNNNNNNNNNNNNNNNNNNNNNNNNNNNNNNNNNNNNNNNNNNNNNNNNNNNNNNNNNNNNNNNNNNNNNNNNNNNNNNNNNNNNNNNNNNNNNNNNNNNNNNNNNNNNNNNNNNNNNNNNNNNNNNNNNNNNNNNNNNNNNNNNNNNNNNNNNNNNNNNNNNNNNNNNNNNNNNNNNNNNNNNNNNNNNNNNNNNNNNNNNNNNNNNNNNNNNNNNNNNNNNNNNNNNNNNNNNNNNNNNNNNNNNNNNNNNNNNNNNNNNNNNNNNNNNNNNNNNNNNNNNNNNNNNNNNNNNNNNNNNNNNNNNNNNNNNNNNNNNNNNNNNNNNNNNNNNNNNNNNNNNNNNNNNNNNNNNNNNNNNNNNNNNNNNNNNNNNNNNNNNNNNNNNNNNNNNNNNNNNNNNNNNNNNNNNNNNNNNNNNNNNNNNNNNNNNNNNNNNNNNNNNNNNNNNNNNNNNNNNNNNNNNNNNNNNNNNNNNNNNNNNNNNNNNNNNNNNNNNNNNNNNNNNNNNNNNNNNNNNNNNNNNNNNNNNNNNNNNNNNNNNNNNNNNNNNNNNNNNNNNNNNNNNNNNNNNNNNNNNNNNNNNNNNNNNNNNNNNNNNNNNNNNNNNNNNNNNNNNNNNNNNNNNNNNNNNNNNNNNNNNNNNNNNNNNNNNNNNNNNNNNNNNNNNNNNNNNNNNNNNNNNNNNNNNNNNNNNNNNNNNNNNNNNNNNNNNNNNNNNNNNNNNNNNNNNNNNNNNNNNNNNNNNNNNNNNNNNNNNNNNNNNNNNNNNNNNNNNNNNNNNNNNNNNNNNNNNNNNNNNNNNNNNNNNNNNNNNNNNNNNNNNNNNNNNNNNNNNNNNNNNNNNNNNNNNNNNNNNNNNNNNNNNNNNNNNNNNNNNNNNNNNNNNNNNNNNNNNNNNNNNNNNNNNNNNNNNNNNNNNNNNNNNNNNNNNNNNNNNNNNNNNNNNNNNNNNNNNNNNNNNNNNNNNNNNNNNNNNNNNNNNNNNNNNNNNNNNNNNNNNNNNNNNNNNNNNNNNNNNNNNNNNNNNNNNNNNNNNNNNNNNNNNNNNNNNNNNNNNNNNNNNNNNNNNNNNNNNNNNNNNNNNNNNNNNNNNNNNNNNNNNNNNNNNNNNNNNNNNNNNNNNNNNNNNNNNNNNNNNNNNNNNNNNNNNNNNNNNNNNNNNNNNNNNNNNNNNNNNNNNNNNNNNNNNNNNNNNNNNNNNNNNNNNNNNNNNNNNNNNNNNNNNNNNNNNNNNNNNNNNNNNNNNNNNNNNNNNNNNNNNNNNNNNNNNNNNNNNNNNNNNNNNNNNNNNNNNNNNNNNNNNNNNNNNNNNNNNNNNNNNNNNNNNNNNNNNNNNNNNNNNNNNNNNNNNNNNNNNNNNNNNNNNNNNNNNNNNNNNNNNNNNNNNNNNNNNNNNNNNNNNNNNNNNNNNNNNNNNNNNNNNNNNNNNNNNNNNNNNNNNNNNNNNNNNNNNNNNNNNNNNNNNNNNNNNNNNNNNNNNNNNNNNNNNNNNNNNNNNNNNNNNNNNNNNNNNNNNNNNNNNNNNNNNNNNNNNNNNNNNNNNNNNNNNNNNNNNNNNNNNNNNNNNNNNNNNNNNNNNNNNNNNNNNNNNNNNNNNNNNNNNNNNNNNNNNNNNNNNNNNNNNNNNNNNNNNNNNNNNNNNNNNNNNNNNNNNNNNNNNNNNNNNNNNNNNNNNNNNNNNNNNNNNNNNNNNNNNNNNNNNNNNNNNNNNNNNNNNNNNNNNNNNNNNNNNNNNNNNNNNNNNNNNNNNNNNNNNNNNNNNNNNNNNNNNNNNNNNNNNNNNNNNNNNNNNNNNNNNNNNNNNNNNNNNNNNNNNNNNNNNNNNNNNNNNNNNNNNNNNNNNNNNNNNNNNNNNNNNNNNNNNNNNNNNNNNNNNNNNNNNNNNNNNNNNNNNNNNNNNNNNNNNNNNNNNNNNNNNNNNNNNNNNNNNNNNNNNNNNNNNNNNNNNNNNNNNNNNNNNNNNNNNNNNNNNNNNNNNNNNNNNNNNNNNNNNNNNNNNNNNNNNNNNNNNNNNNNNNNNNNNNNNNNNNNNNNNNNNNNNNNNNNNNNNNNNNNNNNNNNNNNNNNNNNNNNNNNNNNNNNNNNNNNNNNNNNNNNNNNNNNNNNNNNNNNNNNNNNNNNNNNNNNNNNNNNNNNNNNNNNNNNNNNNNNNNNNNNNNNNNNNNNNNNNNNNNNNNNNNNNNNNNNNNNNNNNNNNNNNNNNNNNNNNNNNNNNNNNNNNNNNNNNNNNNNNNNNNNNNNNNNNNNNNNNNNNNNNNNNNNNNNNNNNNNNNNNNNNNNNNNNNNNNNNNNNNNNNNNNNNNNNNNNNNNNNNNNNNNNNNNNNNNNNNNNNNNNNNNNNNNNNNNNNNNNNNNNNNNNNNNNNNNNNNNNNNNNNNNNNNNNNNNNNNNNNNNNNNNNNNNNNNNNNNNNNNNNNNNNNNNNNNNNNNNNNNNNNNNNNNNNNNNNNNNNNNNNNNNNNNNNNNNNNNNNNNNNNNNNNNNNNNNNNNNNNNNNNNNNNNNNNNNNNNNNNNNNNNNNNNNNNNNNNNNNNNNNNNNNNNNNNNNNNNNNNNNNNNNNNNNNNNNNNNNNNNNNNNNNNNNNNNNNNNNNNNNNNNNNNNNNNNNNNNNNNNNNNNNNNNNNNNNNNNNNNNNNNNNNNNNNNNNNNNNNNNNNNNNNNNNNNNNNNNNNNNNNNNNNNNNNNNNNNNNNNNNNNNNNNNNNNNNNNNNNNNNNNNNNNNNNNNNNNNNNNNNNNNNNNNNNNNNNNNNNNNNNNNNNNNNNNNNNNNNNNNNNNNNNNNNNNNNNNNNNNNNNNNNNNNNNNNNNNNNNNNNNNNNNNNNNNNNNNNNNNNNNNNNNNNNNNNNNNNNNNNNNNNNNNNNNNNNNNNNNNNNNNNNNNNNNNNNNNNNNNNNNNNNNNNNNNNNNNNNNNNNNNNNNNNNNNNNNNNNNNNNNNNNNNNNNNNNNNNNNNNNNNNNNNNNNNNNNNNNNNNNNNNNNNNNNNNNNNNNNNNNNNNNNNNNNNNNNNNNNNNNNNNNNNNNNNNNNNNNNNNNNNNNNNNNNNNNNNNNNNNNNNNNNNNNNNNNNNNNNNNNNNNNNNNNNNNNNNNNNNNNNNNNNNNNNNNNNNNNNNNNNNNNNNNNNNNNNNNNNNNNNNNNNNNNNNNNNNNNNNNNNNNNNNNNNNNNNNNNNNNNNNNNNNNNNNNNNNNNNNNNNNNNNNNNNNNNNNNNNNNNNNNNNNNNNNNNNNNNNNNNNNNNNNNNNNNNNNNNNNNNNNNNNNNNNNNNNNNNNNNNNNNNNNNNNNNNNNNNNNNNNNNNNNNNNNNNNNNNNNNNNNNNNNNNNNNNNNNNNNNNNNNNNNNNNNNNNNNNNNNNNNNNNNNNNNNNNNNNNNNNNNNNNNNNNNNNNNNNNNNNNNNNNNNNNNNNNNNNNNNNNNNNNNNNNNNNNNNNNNNNNNNNNNNNNNNNNNNNNNNNNNNNNNNNNNNNNNNNNNNNNNNNNNNNNNNNNNNNNNNNNNNNNNNNNNNNNNNNNNNNNNNNNNNNNNNNNNNNNNNNNNNNNNNNNNNNNNNNNNNNNNNNNNNNNNNNNNNNNNNNNNNNNNNNNNNNNNNNNNNNNNNNNNNNNNNNNNNNNNNNNNNNNNNNNNNNNNNNNNNNNNNNNNNNNNNNNNNNNNNNNNNNNNNNNNNNNNNNNNNNNNNNNNNNNNNNNNNNNNNNNNNNNNNNNNNNNNNNNNNNNNNNNNNNNNNNNNNNNNNNNNNNNNNNNNNNNNNNNNNNNNNNNNNNNNNNNNNNNNNNNNNNNNNNNNNNNNNNNNNNNNNNNNNNNNNNNNNNNNNNNNNNNNNNNNNNNNNNNNNNNNNNNNNNNNNNNNNNNNNNNNNNNNNNNNNNNNNNNNNNNNNNNNNNNNNNNNNNNNNNNNNNNNNNNNNNNNNNNNNNNNNNNNNNNNNNNNNNNNNNNNNNNNNNNNNNNNNNNNNNNNNNNNNNNNNNNNNNNNNNNNNNNNNNNNNNNNNNNNNNNNNNNNNNNNNNNNNNNNNNNNNNNNNNNNNNNNNNNNNNNNNNNNNNNNNNNNNNNNNNNNNNNNNNNNNNNNNNNNNNNNNNNNNNNNNNNNNNNNNNNNNNNNNNNNNNNNNNNNNNNNNNNNNNNNNNNNNNNNNNNNNNNNNNNNNNNNNNNNNNNNNNNNNNNNNNNNNNNNNNNNNNNNNNNNNNNNNNNNNNNNNNNNNNNNNNNNNNNNNNNNNNNNNNNNNNNNNNNNNNNNNNNNNNNNNNNNNNNNNNNNNNNNNNNNNNNNNNNNNNNNNNNNNNNNNNNNNNNNNNNNNNNNNNNNNNNNN contains:
- the LOC104735181 gene encoding mitochondrial import inner membrane translocase subunit TIM17-3-like, with the protein product MDTHKESRDHHGLYRIVNDVGSAFGMGAVGGSVYHFVKGAYNSAMGARLVGGAQAVNMNAPRLAGSFAAFGGLFSAFDCTLVYIRKKEDPWNSILAGAATGGFLSMRQGIVAASRSAVMGGVLLALIKGPALLNK